The Amblyomma americanum isolate KBUSLIRL-KWMA chromosome 5, ASM5285725v1, whole genome shotgun sequence genome window below encodes:
- the GCS2alpha gene encoding glucosidase 2 subunit alpha isoform X6 has protein sequence MATCDRRRAMLRLAVLFVVLGHVSLVDRGNFKTCNDSGFCKRNRNTKPGESPYSVQLPTVKSTSPSRVEAEVINTKNGVVLKLELIALEEGVLRMRLNEATSAVARFEPKEALLDNIQESDLKLEGKDDSSFTVTFGKHRAVVRAAPLVVELYSNGQLVMVANARGLLRFEHYRPRDAAQDAGGAIGDNQNEGSEPDDEDDHSAVPVIKGLDSDRPDEMLDQAPEAEIAHSHDKQEQSDGHANKAADEPTHENGEKHGDDHADKGTVEQSVEATDNKGAEEAEKEDKPKEDADMEGAWEETFKGHKDSKKHGPMSVGMDFTFEGFDHVYGLPEHADSFALRSTVGTSDPVRMYNLDVFEYEVDNVMALYGSVPLMLAHSESRTVGLLWLNAAETWVDIEPNSKQGVLSSVVDFVKRSPPPNHRETHWFSENGLIDTFFLMGPGPKDVMRQYRSLTGTTPLPPLFSVAYHQSRWNYNDQDDVRSVDAGFDEHNLPYDALWLDIEHTDGKKYFTWDPFKFSQPEQMIRNLTAKGRRMITIIDPHIKRESGYHIHSEATEHGYYVKNKDGGDFEGWCWPGSSSYLDFLNPEVRQWWASKFALDQYKGSTEHLYTWNDMNEPSVFNGPEVTMHKDCVHTGGWEHRDIHNMYGMFLPMSTYMGHLLRSGHKLRPFILSRSFFVGSQRYGAVWTGDNDADWKHLRITVPMLLSLSVAGISFCGADVGGFFNNPDSELSVRWYQAGAYQPFFRAHSHIHTKRREPWSFGPDTLELVRGALKQRYTLLPLWYTLFFENERMGVPPLRPLWMEFPQDKAGFAVDDEHLVGNSLLVHPVVEAGASKVSVYFPGENEVWYDVETWEKFEGLNTVSIPVTLSKIPVYQRGGTIIPKKERIRRCSALTKDDPYTLQVALSKDGRPAEGTLYVDDGSSFDYKKGDLLYLKFRFADNTLTSEILEGPGNFKTKAWLERVVIAGYPTQPSEVQLVTSKGTQSLQFTYEEKEQLLRVRKPGVNIAEQWTLKILS, from the exons ACGTAACCGCAACACCAAACCTGGTGAGTCCCCGTACAGTGTACAGCTGCCCACCGTCAAGTCTACGTCGCCAAGCCGAGTGGAGGCTGAGGTGATCAATACCAAGAATGGTGTCGTGCTAAAGCTGGAGCTCATCGCCCTTGAAGAAGGCGTCCTCCGGATGCGGCTCAATGAAGCGACGTCGGCTGTTGCTCGCTTCGAGCCAAAGGAAGCACTTCTTGATAACATCCAGGAATCCGA TCTGAAGCTGGAGGGCAAGGACGACAGCTCCTTCACGGTGACCTTTGGGAAGCACCGGGCAGTGGTGCGTGCAGCCCCTCTTGTGGTGGAACTCTACTCTAATGGGCAGCTTGTCATGGTGGCCAACGCACGGGGGCTTCTGCGCTTCGAGCATTACAGGCCACGGGACGCCGC CCAAGATGCAGGAGGAGCTATTGGAGACAACCAGAATGAG GGATCTGAGCCT GATGACGAAGACGATCACTCAGCC GTTCCTGTCATTAAAGGGCTTGACAGTGATCGACCAGATGAGATGCTTGACCAGGCACCTGAAGCAGAAATTGCGCACTCTCATGATAAGCAAGAGCAATCCGATGGGCATGCCAACAAGGCAGCTGATGAGCCTACTCATGAAAACGGCGAGAAACACGGGGATGATCACGCTGACAAGGGCACTGTGGAACAGTCTGTGGAGGCTACTGACAATAAAGGCGCCGAAGAG GCTGAGAAAGAGGATAAGCCCAAGGAAGATGCCGACATGGAAGGTGCTTGGGAGGAGACGTTCAAGGGACACAAAGACAGCAAGAAACACG GTCCTATGTCGGTGGGTATGGACTTCACGTTTGAGGGCTTCGATCACGTCTACGGGCTCCCTGAACACGCAGACTCTTTTGCCCTTCGCTCCACAGT GGGCACATCGGATCCAGTCCGGATGTACAACCTGGACGTGTTTGAGTACGAGGTTGACAACGTTATGGCGCTGTATGGCAGCGTTCCTCTCATGCTGGCTCACAG TGAATCAAGGACAGTGGGATTGCTGTGGCTGAATGCTGCTGAGACTTGGGTGGACATCGAGCCAAACTCCAAGCAG GGTGTGCTGTCATCGGTCGTGGACTTCGTGAAGCGCAGCCCGCCGCCCAACCACAGGGAGACCCACTGGTTCTCCGAGAACGGTCTCATCGACACATTCTTCCTGATGGGACCTGGACCCAAGGACGTCATGCGCCAGTACCGGTCCCTCACCGGCACCACGCCGCTGCCACCG CTCTTCTCAGTGGCATATCACCAGAGCCGCTGGAATTACAACGACCAAGATGACGTACGTAGCGTGGACGCCGGTTTCGATGAACACAACCTCCCGTATGATGCACTTTGGCTGGACATTGAGCACACGGACGGCAAGAAGTACTTCACCTGGGACCCGTTCAAG TTCTCTCAACCTGAGCAGATGATCCGCAACCTGACTGCCAAGGGCCGCCGCATGATCACCATCATTGACCCGCATATCAAACGCGAGTCGGGCTACCACATCCACTCGGAGGCCACGGAGCACGGCTACTACGTGAAAAACAAGGACGGTGGTGACTTTGAGGGCTGGTGCTGGCCGGGCTCTTCGTCCTACCTGGACTTTCTCAACCCGGAG GTGCGCCAGTGGTGGGCCAGCAAGTTTGCCCTGGACCAGTACAAGGGCTCGACTGAGCACCTGTACACCTGGAACGACATGAACGAGCCGTCGGTGTTCAACGGTCCCGAGGTCACCATGCACAAGGATTGCGTACACACAGGCGGCTGGGAGCACCGCGACATTCACAACATGTATGGCATGTTCCTG CCAATGTCGACTTACATGGGCCACTTGCTCCGCTCTGGCCACAAGCTGAGACCGTTCATCCTGTCGCGGTCCTTCTTCGTTGGCTCGCAGCGCTATG GTGCTGTCTGGACTGGTGACAATGATGCCGACTGGAAGCACCTGCGCATCACCGTGCCTATGCTCCTCTCCCTCAGCGTGGCCGGCATCTCGTTTTGTGGTGCGGACGTGGGCGGTTTCTTCAATAATCCCGATAGCGAGCTCTCTGTTCGCTGGTACCAG GCTGGCGCCTACCAGCCGTTCTTCCGGGCGCACTCGCACATCCACACTAAACGGCGGGAGCCCTGGAGCTTTGGGCCGGACACACTGGAGCTGGTGCGGGGCGCCCTCAAGCAACGCTATACCCTGCTCCCGCTGTGGTACACCCTGTTCTTCGAGAACGAGCGCATGGGTGTGCCTCCCCTGCGGCCCCTCTGGATGGAATTCCCCCAGGACAAGGCGGGCTTTGCAGTCGACGACGAACACCTCGTCG GAAACTCCTTGCTGGTACACCCTGTCGTCGAAGCTGGAGCATCGAAAGTCAGCGTCTATTTTCCCGGCGAGAATGAG GTCTGGTATGACGTCGAAACCTGGGAGAAGTTCGAAGGCCTGAACACCGTCTCGATCCCCGTCACACTGAGCAAG ATTCCAGTTTACCAGAGGGGAGGCACAATTATCCCGAAGAAGGAGCGCATTCGTCGGTGTTCTGCCCTGACGAAAGACGACCCATACACTCTGCAGGTGGCGCTCTCGAAAGAC GGGAGACCAGCAGAGGGAACACTGTATGTCGACGATGGTTCCAGCTTCGACTACAAGAAGGGAGACTTGCTGTACCTGAAGTTCCGCTTTGCAGACAACACCTTGACGTCTGA GATCCTGGAAGGTCCAGGGAATTTCAAGACAAAGGCGTGGCTGGAGCGCGTGGTGATAGCTGGCTATCCCACGCAACCATCTGAAGTCCAGCTTGTTACAA GCAAAGGAACGCAGAGTCTGCAGTTCACTTACGAAGAGAAGGAGCAGCTCCTGAGGGTGCGCAAGCCGGGAGTCAACATTGCCGAGCAGTGGACGCTTAAGATTCTCTCATAG
- the GCS2alpha gene encoding glucosidase 2 subunit alpha isoform X3: MATCDRRRAMLRLAVLFVVLGHVSLVDRGNFKTCNDSGFCKRNRNTKPGESPYSVQLPTVKSTSPSRVEAEVINTKNGVVLKLELIALEEGVLRMRLNEATSAVARFEPKEALLDNIQESDLKLEGKDDSSFTVTFGKHRAVVRAAPLVVELYSNGQLVMVANARGLLRFEHYRPRDAAQDAGGAIGDNQNEGSEPVKTVLGRLRAYIQNHEVPTDDEDDHSAVPVIKGLDSDRPDEMLDQAPEAEIAHSHDKQEQSDGHANKAADEPTHENGEKHGDDHADKGTVEQSVEATDNKGAEEAEKEDKPKEDADMEGAWEETFKGHKDSKKHGPMSVGMDFTFEGFDHVYGLPEHADSFALRSTVGTSDPVRMYNLDVFEYEVDNVMALYGSVPLMLAHSESRTVGLLWLNAAETWVDIEPNSKQGVLSSVVDFVKRSPPPNHRETHWFSENGLIDTFFLMGPGPKDVMRQYRSLTGTTPLPPLFSVAYHQSRWNYNDQDDVRSVDAGFDEHNLPYDALWLDIEHTDGKKYFTWDPFKFSQPEQMIRNLTAKGRRMITIIDPHIKRESGYHIHSEATEHGYYVKNKDGGDFEGWCWPGSSSYLDFLNPEVRQWWASKFALDQYKGSTEHLYTWNDMNEPSVFNGPEVTMHKDCVHTGGWEHRDIHNMYGMFLPMSTYMGHLLRSGHKLRPFILSRSFFVGSQRYGAVWTGDNDADWKHLRITVPMLLSLSVAGISFCGADVGGFFNNPDSELSVRWYQAGAYQPFFRAHSHIHTKRREPWSFGPDTLELVRGALKQRYTLLPLWYTLFFENERMGVPPLRPLWMEFPQDKAGFAVDDEHLVGNSLLVHPVVEAGASKVSVYFPGENEVWYDVETWEKFEGLNTVSIPVTLSKIPVYQRGGTIIPKKERIRRCSALTKDDPYTLQVALSKDGRPAEGTLYVDDGSSFDYKKGDLLYLKFRFADNTLTSEILEGPGNFKTKAWLERVVIAGYPTQPSEVQLVTSKGTQSLQFTYEEKEQLLRVRKPGVNIAEQWTLKILS, from the exons ACGTAACCGCAACACCAAACCTGGTGAGTCCCCGTACAGTGTACAGCTGCCCACCGTCAAGTCTACGTCGCCAAGCCGAGTGGAGGCTGAGGTGATCAATACCAAGAATGGTGTCGTGCTAAAGCTGGAGCTCATCGCCCTTGAAGAAGGCGTCCTCCGGATGCGGCTCAATGAAGCGACGTCGGCTGTTGCTCGCTTCGAGCCAAAGGAAGCACTTCTTGATAACATCCAGGAATCCGA TCTGAAGCTGGAGGGCAAGGACGACAGCTCCTTCACGGTGACCTTTGGGAAGCACCGGGCAGTGGTGCGTGCAGCCCCTCTTGTGGTGGAACTCTACTCTAATGGGCAGCTTGTCATGGTGGCCAACGCACGGGGGCTTCTGCGCTTCGAGCATTACAGGCCACGGGACGCCGC CCAAGATGCAGGAGGAGCTATTGGAGACAACCAGAATGAG GGATCTGAGCCT GTTAAGACTGTGCTCGGAAGGCTTCGTGCTTACATTCAGAATCATGAAGTCCCCACG GATGACGAAGACGATCACTCAGCC GTTCCTGTCATTAAAGGGCTTGACAGTGATCGACCAGATGAGATGCTTGACCAGGCACCTGAAGCAGAAATTGCGCACTCTCATGATAAGCAAGAGCAATCCGATGGGCATGCCAACAAGGCAGCTGATGAGCCTACTCATGAAAACGGCGAGAAACACGGGGATGATCACGCTGACAAGGGCACTGTGGAACAGTCTGTGGAGGCTACTGACAATAAAGGCGCCGAAGAG GCTGAGAAAGAGGATAAGCCCAAGGAAGATGCCGACATGGAAGGTGCTTGGGAGGAGACGTTCAAGGGACACAAAGACAGCAAGAAACACG GTCCTATGTCGGTGGGTATGGACTTCACGTTTGAGGGCTTCGATCACGTCTACGGGCTCCCTGAACACGCAGACTCTTTTGCCCTTCGCTCCACAGT GGGCACATCGGATCCAGTCCGGATGTACAACCTGGACGTGTTTGAGTACGAGGTTGACAACGTTATGGCGCTGTATGGCAGCGTTCCTCTCATGCTGGCTCACAG TGAATCAAGGACAGTGGGATTGCTGTGGCTGAATGCTGCTGAGACTTGGGTGGACATCGAGCCAAACTCCAAGCAG GGTGTGCTGTCATCGGTCGTGGACTTCGTGAAGCGCAGCCCGCCGCCCAACCACAGGGAGACCCACTGGTTCTCCGAGAACGGTCTCATCGACACATTCTTCCTGATGGGACCTGGACCCAAGGACGTCATGCGCCAGTACCGGTCCCTCACCGGCACCACGCCGCTGCCACCG CTCTTCTCAGTGGCATATCACCAGAGCCGCTGGAATTACAACGACCAAGATGACGTACGTAGCGTGGACGCCGGTTTCGATGAACACAACCTCCCGTATGATGCACTTTGGCTGGACATTGAGCACACGGACGGCAAGAAGTACTTCACCTGGGACCCGTTCAAG TTCTCTCAACCTGAGCAGATGATCCGCAACCTGACTGCCAAGGGCCGCCGCATGATCACCATCATTGACCCGCATATCAAACGCGAGTCGGGCTACCACATCCACTCGGAGGCCACGGAGCACGGCTACTACGTGAAAAACAAGGACGGTGGTGACTTTGAGGGCTGGTGCTGGCCGGGCTCTTCGTCCTACCTGGACTTTCTCAACCCGGAG GTGCGCCAGTGGTGGGCCAGCAAGTTTGCCCTGGACCAGTACAAGGGCTCGACTGAGCACCTGTACACCTGGAACGACATGAACGAGCCGTCGGTGTTCAACGGTCCCGAGGTCACCATGCACAAGGATTGCGTACACACAGGCGGCTGGGAGCACCGCGACATTCACAACATGTATGGCATGTTCCTG CCAATGTCGACTTACATGGGCCACTTGCTCCGCTCTGGCCACAAGCTGAGACCGTTCATCCTGTCGCGGTCCTTCTTCGTTGGCTCGCAGCGCTATG GTGCTGTCTGGACTGGTGACAATGATGCCGACTGGAAGCACCTGCGCATCACCGTGCCTATGCTCCTCTCCCTCAGCGTGGCCGGCATCTCGTTTTGTGGTGCGGACGTGGGCGGTTTCTTCAATAATCCCGATAGCGAGCTCTCTGTTCGCTGGTACCAG GCTGGCGCCTACCAGCCGTTCTTCCGGGCGCACTCGCACATCCACACTAAACGGCGGGAGCCCTGGAGCTTTGGGCCGGACACACTGGAGCTGGTGCGGGGCGCCCTCAAGCAACGCTATACCCTGCTCCCGCTGTGGTACACCCTGTTCTTCGAGAACGAGCGCATGGGTGTGCCTCCCCTGCGGCCCCTCTGGATGGAATTCCCCCAGGACAAGGCGGGCTTTGCAGTCGACGACGAACACCTCGTCG GAAACTCCTTGCTGGTACACCCTGTCGTCGAAGCTGGAGCATCGAAAGTCAGCGTCTATTTTCCCGGCGAGAATGAG GTCTGGTATGACGTCGAAACCTGGGAGAAGTTCGAAGGCCTGAACACCGTCTCGATCCCCGTCACACTGAGCAAG ATTCCAGTTTACCAGAGGGGAGGCACAATTATCCCGAAGAAGGAGCGCATTCGTCGGTGTTCTGCCCTGACGAAAGACGACCCATACACTCTGCAGGTGGCGCTCTCGAAAGAC GGGAGACCAGCAGAGGGAACACTGTATGTCGACGATGGTTCCAGCTTCGACTACAAGAAGGGAGACTTGCTGTACCTGAAGTTCCGCTTTGCAGACAACACCTTGACGTCTGA GATCCTGGAAGGTCCAGGGAATTTCAAGACAAAGGCGTGGCTGGAGCGCGTGGTGATAGCTGGCTATCCCACGCAACCATCTGAAGTCCAGCTTGTTACAA GCAAAGGAACGCAGAGTCTGCAGTTCACTTACGAAGAGAAGGAGCAGCTCCTGAGGGTGCGCAAGCCGGGAGTCAACATTGCCGAGCAGTGGACGCTTAAGATTCTCTCATAG
- the GCS2alpha gene encoding glucosidase 2 subunit alpha isoform X1 yields the protein MATCDRRRAMLRLAVLFVVLGHVSLVDRGNFKTCNDSGFCKRNRNTKPGESPYSVQLPTVKSTSPSRVEAEVINTKNGVVLKLELIALEEGVLRMRLNEATSAVARFEPKEALLDNIQESDLKLEGKDDSSFTVTFGKHRAVVRAAPLVVELYSNGQLVMVANARGLLRFEHYRPRDAAQDAGGAIGDNQNEGSEPVSSAHAFSRNVLHAILSLPRQVKTVLGRLRAYIQNHEVPTDDEDDHSAVPVIKGLDSDRPDEMLDQAPEAEIAHSHDKQEQSDGHANKAADEPTHENGEKHGDDHADKGTVEQSVEATDNKGAEEAEKEDKPKEDADMEGAWEETFKGHKDSKKHGPMSVGMDFTFEGFDHVYGLPEHADSFALRSTVGTSDPVRMYNLDVFEYEVDNVMALYGSVPLMLAHSESRTVGLLWLNAAETWVDIEPNSKQGVLSSVVDFVKRSPPPNHRETHWFSENGLIDTFFLMGPGPKDVMRQYRSLTGTTPLPPLFSVAYHQSRWNYNDQDDVRSVDAGFDEHNLPYDALWLDIEHTDGKKYFTWDPFKFSQPEQMIRNLTAKGRRMITIIDPHIKRESGYHIHSEATEHGYYVKNKDGGDFEGWCWPGSSSYLDFLNPEVRQWWASKFALDQYKGSTEHLYTWNDMNEPSVFNGPEVTMHKDCVHTGGWEHRDIHNMYGMFLPMSTYMGHLLRSGHKLRPFILSRSFFVGSQRYGAVWTGDNDADWKHLRITVPMLLSLSVAGISFCGADVGGFFNNPDSELSVRWYQAGAYQPFFRAHSHIHTKRREPWSFGPDTLELVRGALKQRYTLLPLWYTLFFENERMGVPPLRPLWMEFPQDKAGFAVDDEHLVGNSLLVHPVVEAGASKVSVYFPGENEVWYDVETWEKFEGLNTVSIPVTLSKIPVYQRGGTIIPKKERIRRCSALTKDDPYTLQVALSKDGRPAEGTLYVDDGSSFDYKKGDLLYLKFRFADNTLTSEILEGPGNFKTKAWLERVVIAGYPTQPSEVQLVTSKGTQSLQFTYEEKEQLLRVRKPGVNIAEQWTLKILS from the exons ACGTAACCGCAACACCAAACCTGGTGAGTCCCCGTACAGTGTACAGCTGCCCACCGTCAAGTCTACGTCGCCAAGCCGAGTGGAGGCTGAGGTGATCAATACCAAGAATGGTGTCGTGCTAAAGCTGGAGCTCATCGCCCTTGAAGAAGGCGTCCTCCGGATGCGGCTCAATGAAGCGACGTCGGCTGTTGCTCGCTTCGAGCCAAAGGAAGCACTTCTTGATAACATCCAGGAATCCGA TCTGAAGCTGGAGGGCAAGGACGACAGCTCCTTCACGGTGACCTTTGGGAAGCACCGGGCAGTGGTGCGTGCAGCCCCTCTTGTGGTGGAACTCTACTCTAATGGGCAGCTTGTCATGGTGGCCAACGCACGGGGGCTTCTGCGCTTCGAGCATTACAGGCCACGGGACGCCGC CCAAGATGCAGGAGGAGCTATTGGAGACAACCAGAATGAG GGATCTGAGCCTGTAAGTTCAGCCCATGCCTTCTCTCGAAATGTGCTGCACGCAATATTGAGCTTGCCACGACAGGTTAAGACTGTGCTCGGAAGGCTTCGTGCTTACATTCAGAATCATGAAGTCCCCACG GATGACGAAGACGATCACTCAGCC GTTCCTGTCATTAAAGGGCTTGACAGTGATCGACCAGATGAGATGCTTGACCAGGCACCTGAAGCAGAAATTGCGCACTCTCATGATAAGCAAGAGCAATCCGATGGGCATGCCAACAAGGCAGCTGATGAGCCTACTCATGAAAACGGCGAGAAACACGGGGATGATCACGCTGACAAGGGCACTGTGGAACAGTCTGTGGAGGCTACTGACAATAAAGGCGCCGAAGAG GCTGAGAAAGAGGATAAGCCCAAGGAAGATGCCGACATGGAAGGTGCTTGGGAGGAGACGTTCAAGGGACACAAAGACAGCAAGAAACACG GTCCTATGTCGGTGGGTATGGACTTCACGTTTGAGGGCTTCGATCACGTCTACGGGCTCCCTGAACACGCAGACTCTTTTGCCCTTCGCTCCACAGT GGGCACATCGGATCCAGTCCGGATGTACAACCTGGACGTGTTTGAGTACGAGGTTGACAACGTTATGGCGCTGTATGGCAGCGTTCCTCTCATGCTGGCTCACAG TGAATCAAGGACAGTGGGATTGCTGTGGCTGAATGCTGCTGAGACTTGGGTGGACATCGAGCCAAACTCCAAGCAG GGTGTGCTGTCATCGGTCGTGGACTTCGTGAAGCGCAGCCCGCCGCCCAACCACAGGGAGACCCACTGGTTCTCCGAGAACGGTCTCATCGACACATTCTTCCTGATGGGACCTGGACCCAAGGACGTCATGCGCCAGTACCGGTCCCTCACCGGCACCACGCCGCTGCCACCG CTCTTCTCAGTGGCATATCACCAGAGCCGCTGGAATTACAACGACCAAGATGACGTACGTAGCGTGGACGCCGGTTTCGATGAACACAACCTCCCGTATGATGCACTTTGGCTGGACATTGAGCACACGGACGGCAAGAAGTACTTCACCTGGGACCCGTTCAAG TTCTCTCAACCTGAGCAGATGATCCGCAACCTGACTGCCAAGGGCCGCCGCATGATCACCATCATTGACCCGCATATCAAACGCGAGTCGGGCTACCACATCCACTCGGAGGCCACGGAGCACGGCTACTACGTGAAAAACAAGGACGGTGGTGACTTTGAGGGCTGGTGCTGGCCGGGCTCTTCGTCCTACCTGGACTTTCTCAACCCGGAG GTGCGCCAGTGGTGGGCCAGCAAGTTTGCCCTGGACCAGTACAAGGGCTCGACTGAGCACCTGTACACCTGGAACGACATGAACGAGCCGTCGGTGTTCAACGGTCCCGAGGTCACCATGCACAAGGATTGCGTACACACAGGCGGCTGGGAGCACCGCGACATTCACAACATGTATGGCATGTTCCTG CCAATGTCGACTTACATGGGCCACTTGCTCCGCTCTGGCCACAAGCTGAGACCGTTCATCCTGTCGCGGTCCTTCTTCGTTGGCTCGCAGCGCTATG GTGCTGTCTGGACTGGTGACAATGATGCCGACTGGAAGCACCTGCGCATCACCGTGCCTATGCTCCTCTCCCTCAGCGTGGCCGGCATCTCGTTTTGTGGTGCGGACGTGGGCGGTTTCTTCAATAATCCCGATAGCGAGCTCTCTGTTCGCTGGTACCAG GCTGGCGCCTACCAGCCGTTCTTCCGGGCGCACTCGCACATCCACACTAAACGGCGGGAGCCCTGGAGCTTTGGGCCGGACACACTGGAGCTGGTGCGGGGCGCCCTCAAGCAACGCTATACCCTGCTCCCGCTGTGGTACACCCTGTTCTTCGAGAACGAGCGCATGGGTGTGCCTCCCCTGCGGCCCCTCTGGATGGAATTCCCCCAGGACAAGGCGGGCTTTGCAGTCGACGACGAACACCTCGTCG GAAACTCCTTGCTGGTACACCCTGTCGTCGAAGCTGGAGCATCGAAAGTCAGCGTCTATTTTCCCGGCGAGAATGAG GTCTGGTATGACGTCGAAACCTGGGAGAAGTTCGAAGGCCTGAACACCGTCTCGATCCCCGTCACACTGAGCAAG ATTCCAGTTTACCAGAGGGGAGGCACAATTATCCCGAAGAAGGAGCGCATTCGTCGGTGTTCTGCCCTGACGAAAGACGACCCATACACTCTGCAGGTGGCGCTCTCGAAAGAC GGGAGACCAGCAGAGGGAACACTGTATGTCGACGATGGTTCCAGCTTCGACTACAAGAAGGGAGACTTGCTGTACCTGAAGTTCCGCTTTGCAGACAACACCTTGACGTCTGA GATCCTGGAAGGTCCAGGGAATTTCAAGACAAAGGCGTGGCTGGAGCGCGTGGTGATAGCTGGCTATCCCACGCAACCATCTGAAGTCCAGCTTGTTACAA GCAAAGGAACGCAGAGTCTGCAGTTCACTTACGAAGAGAAGGAGCAGCTCCTGAGGGTGCGCAAGCCGGGAGTCAACATTGCCGAGCAGTGGACGCTTAAGATTCTCTCATAG